The following coding sequences lie in one Arachis ipaensis cultivar K30076 chromosome B05, Araip1.1, whole genome shotgun sequence genomic window:
- the LOC107640300 gene encoding protein MAIN-LIKE 1-like has protein sequence MGDDPGRLYRLDGVAHIARVINDEPRRCISSVRRQQGMRLDERWFRLDEPIVSAFVERWRLETHTFHMSFGECTITLQDVAYQLGLLVDGHYVSGCLTDFHLYIEGGRPAWQWFHELLGVLPPENQIQKFAVNCTWFQETFGECPDGADEETLFADKSGNRIHIRWLPFVARLDEMGGYSWGSAALAWLYRCLCRVANRHVVKLAGPLQLLQSWIFWRFPSFRPPGYDAFSWPLASRWSGYNPRISNKGPRVQMARLKIDLLQPRDFIWMPYSALDVIYVVHLEVLEPRHTMLWRCVTSLIYFAVVEWHQVDRVLPQFGGVQPPLHPALNIDFS, from the exons atgggggacgatccggggaGGCTTTATCGGTTGGATGGAGTTGCTCATATCGCCAGGgtgatcaacgacgag CCTCGGCGTTGCATATCCAGCGTTAGGCGGCAGCAGGGGATGCGTCTTGATGAGAg atggttccgaCTAGACGAGCCCATTGTCAGTGCATTCGTCGAGAGGTGGCGGCTTGAGACGCACACCTTCCACATGtcgttcggagagtgcaccatCACGCTTCAGGACGTCGCATACCAGCTGGGGTTGCTGGTGGATGGACATTACGTCAGTGGTTGCCTGACAGACTTCCACCTATACATTGAGGGTGGGAGGCCAGCTTGGCAGTGGTTCCATGAGTTGCTCGGTGTTTTACCTCCTGAGAACCAAATTCAGAAATTCGCAGTCAACTGCACCTGGTTCCAGGAGACATTTGGAGAGTGTCCCGACGGGGCTGATGAGGAGACA ctgtttgccgacaagtccggcaaTCGTATACACATCAGATGGCTGCCCTTTGTTGCTAGGCTTGACGAGATGGGTGGCTATAGTTGGGGGTCGGCGGCACTagcatggttgtaccggtgccTGTGCCGAGTCGCCAACAGACATGTCGTGAAGTTGGCAGGGCCTTTACAGTTACTGCAGTCTTGGATCTTTTGGAGGTTTCCTTCTTTTAGGCCTCCTGGGTATGATGCGTTTAGCTGGCCCCTTGCCTCAAG GTGGTCTGGTTACAATCCTAGGATTAGCAACAAGGGACCACGGGTGCAGATGGCTCGCCTGAAGATCGACTTGTTACAGCCTCGAGAT TTCATATGGATGCCCTATAGCGCACTCGACGTCATCTATGTTGTCCATCTGGAGGTCTTGGAGCCTCGGCATACGATGTTATGGCGGTGTGTGACGTCCCTGATATATTTTGCGGTGGTTGAGTGGCATCAGGTTGATAGAGTGTTACCGCAGTTTGGCGGCGTTCAGCCCCCACTGCatcccgccctgaacatcgaTTTTTCTTGA
- the LOC107643225 gene encoding 12-oxophytodienoate reductase 2, which translates to MVAMENPLVSPYKMGKFNLSHRVVLAPLTRQRSYNHVPQSHAALYYSQRASKGGLLISEATVISLSSQWYPNIPAIWTKEQVQAWKPIVDAVHAKGGIFFCQIGHVGRVYDPEYHPDGQELISSTDKPLTQFTPPRRLRTEEISHVINDFRLAARNAIEAGFDGVEIHGAHGFLLEQFMKDKVNDRTDEYGGSLENRCRFTLEVVEAIVNEIGAERVGIRLSPYADYAESGDSNPEALGLYLVNALNKYGILYCHMVEPRMKTVGEKVESPHSLVQMRKAFNGTFIVAGGYDREDGIKAIRENRTDLVAYGRLFLANPDLPKRFALDHAPLNKYNRQTFYTSDPVIGYTDYPFLE; encoded by the exons ATGGTTGCCATGGAGAATCCTCTTGTTAGCCCTTATAAGATGGGCAAGTTCAATTTATCCCACAGGGTGGTGTTGGCACCACTCACCAGACAAAGATCCTACAACCATGTTCCTCAGTCCCATGCTGCCTTGTACTACTCTCAGAGAGCTTCCAAGGGAGGCCTTCTCATATCTGAAGCTACTgtcatctctctctcttctcaaTG GTATCCCAACATACCGGCAATATGGACTAAGGAGCAGGTCCAAGCATGGAAGCCTATTGTAGATGCTGTCCATGCCAAAGGTGGCATCTTCTTTTGTCAGATTGGCCACGTTGGAAGGGTTTATGATCCAG AGTATCATCCAGACGGGCAAGAGTTAATATCCTCCACGGACAAGCCACTCACACAGTTCACACCACCTAGGAGGCTAAGAACAGAAGAAATTTCACATGTTATCAATGACTTTCGACTTGCTGCTAGGAATGCTATAGAAGCTG GTTTTGATGGGGTTGAGATCCATGGCGCTCACGGCTTTTTACTGGAGCAATTTATGAAAGACAAGGTGAATGATCGAACGGATGAGTACGGTGGATCGCTTGAGAATCGTTGTCGTTTCACTTTGGAAGTTGTTGAAGCTATTGTGAATGAGATAGGAGCAGAAAGAGTTGGAATTAGACTATCACCTTATGCAGATTATGCAGAATCTGGAGACTCCAATCCAGAAGCATTGGGGCTTTATTTGGTTAATGCCCTCAACAAATATGGTATTCTCTACTGTCACATGGTTGAACCAAGAATGAAAACTGTAGGAGAAAAAGTTGAAAGCCCTCACAGCCTTGTGCAGATGAGAAAAGCCTTCAATGGCACTTTTATTGTTGCTGGAGGATATGACAGAGAAGATGGGATCAAAGCTATAAGAGAAAACAGGACAGATCTTGTTGCATATGGTCGTTTGTTCTTGGCTAATCCAGATTTGCCAAAGAGATTTGCACTTGATCATGCTCCTCTCAACAAATACAATCGCCAAACATTCTACACTTCTGATCCTGTTATTGGTTATACTGATTATCCATTTCTTGAATGA